In the Streptomyces fradiae ATCC 10745 = DSM 40063 genome, one interval contains:
- a CDS encoding amino acid permease: MTSSKVATDHGGDEAVGEGYQRGLGARQIQMIAIGGAIGTGLFLGAGKAISKAGPSLILAYAIAGLVIFFIMRALGELLMYRPVSGSFSEYAREFIGPFAGFVTGWTYWLFWVVTGITEVTAAATYMTYWWDIPQWISALVFTVVLYGANLISVKLFGELEFWFSMVKVTAIVGMILICAGILTLGFSDAGDTASVTHLWAHGGFFPQGIGGTVVTLQIVMFAFMAVELVGVTAGESKDPETTLPKAINTVPWRIAVFYVGALVMILSVVPWTHFKPGVSPFVAAFEQMGLGVGAAIVNFVVLTAALSSCNSGMYSTGRMLRDLALNGQGPRLFTRLTKSGTPLLGTTFSAALMLVGVWINYQWPGDAFEKVVSFATISGMWAWIMILISQIRYRAKADRGELPQSPFKAPGAPYTSWFALLFIFGVIVLMALDAEARVSLYCAPIWALILGVSYRMLRSRDPENAAFKR, from the coding sequence ATGACCTCATCGAAGGTCGCAACCGACCACGGCGGCGACGAGGCCGTCGGCGAGGGCTACCAGCGGGGCCTCGGCGCCCGGCAGATCCAGATGATCGCCATCGGCGGAGCCATCGGCACCGGGCTCTTCCTCGGCGCGGGCAAGGCCATCTCCAAGGCCGGCCCGAGCCTGATCCTGGCGTACGCGATCGCCGGACTCGTCATCTTCTTCATCATGCGGGCCCTGGGCGAACTGCTCATGTACCGCCCGGTGTCCGGCTCCTTCTCGGAGTACGCCCGCGAGTTCATCGGCCCGTTCGCCGGCTTCGTCACCGGCTGGACGTACTGGCTGTTCTGGGTGGTCACCGGCATCACCGAGGTCACCGCCGCCGCCACGTACATGACGTACTGGTGGGACATCCCGCAGTGGATCTCGGCCCTCGTCTTCACCGTCGTCCTCTACGGGGCGAACCTGATCTCCGTGAAGCTCTTCGGCGAGCTGGAGTTCTGGTTCTCGATGGTGAAGGTCACCGCCATCGTCGGCATGATCCTGATCTGCGCCGGCATCCTCACCCTGGGCTTCTCCGACGCCGGCGACACCGCGTCCGTCACCCACCTGTGGGCCCACGGCGGCTTCTTCCCGCAGGGCATCGGCGGCACCGTCGTCACCCTGCAGATCGTGATGTTCGCCTTCATGGCCGTCGAGCTGGTCGGCGTCACCGCCGGCGAGTCCAAGGACCCCGAGACGACCCTCCCCAAGGCGATCAACACCGTCCCCTGGCGCATCGCGGTCTTCTACGTCGGCGCGCTCGTTATGATCCTGTCGGTCGTCCCGTGGACGCACTTCAAGCCGGGCGTCTCGCCGTTCGTCGCCGCCTTCGAGCAGATGGGCCTCGGCGTCGGTGCCGCCATCGTCAACTTCGTGGTGCTCACCGCCGCCCTGTCGTCCTGCAACTCCGGCATGTACTCCACCGGCCGCATGCTGCGCGACCTCGCCCTCAACGGGCAGGGCCCCCGCCTGTTCACCCGGCTGACGAAGTCCGGCACACCGCTGCTCGGCACCACCTTCTCGGCCGCCCTGATGCTCGTCGGCGTCTGGATCAACTACCAGTGGCCGGGCGACGCCTTCGAGAAGGTCGTCTCCTTCGCGACCATCTCCGGCATGTGGGCCTGGATCATGATCCTGATCTCGCAGATCCGCTACCGCGCCAAGGCCGACCGGGGCGAGCTGCCGCAGTCCCCCTTCAAGGCCCCCGGCGCCCCCTACACCAGCTGGTTCGCCCTGCTGTTCATCTTCGGCGTCATCGTCCTGATGGCCCTCGACGCCGAGGCGCGGGTCTCCCTGTACTGCGCCCCGATCTGGGCGCTCATCCTGGGCGTCTCCTACCGGATGCTCCGCTCGCGCGACCCGGAGAACGCCGCCTTCAAGCGCTGA
- a CDS encoding type II toxin-antitoxin system PemK/MazF family toxin has product MDTSWWPALVAVVVVALVAAVADGWGRSGRRPGGGAAGGGRPGRGPGGRTRPPGRPSVRRPGAAPARRPEPGEIWWADVPFEDGPGSKDRPCLVLAVRGDAALVAKITSRYREERAGVIVLPPGSVGDARGRPSFLETGELRDVGLGEFRRRVGSVDPLVWEQVSHLAAE; this is encoded by the coding sequence ATGGACACGTCCTGGTGGCCGGCGCTCGTCGCCGTCGTGGTGGTCGCGCTCGTCGCGGCGGTGGCCGACGGGTGGGGGCGCTCCGGGCGCCGCCCCGGTGGCGGCGCGGCCGGTGGCGGCCGGCCGGGGCGCGGGCCGGGTGGGCGGACGCGGCCTCCCGGCCGGCCTTCGGTGCGGCGGCCCGGCGCGGCGCCCGCGCGGCGGCCGGAGCCGGGTGAGATCTGGTGGGCCGACGTGCCGTTCGAGGACGGGCCGGGGTCGAAGGACCGGCCGTGCCTGGTGCTGGCGGTGCGGGGGGACGCGGCGCTCGTCGCGAAGATCACCAGCAGGTACCGGGAGGAGCGGGCCGGGGTGATCGTGCTGCCGCCGGGGTCCGTGGGGGACGCGCGGGGCCGCCCGAGCTTCCTGGAGACCGGGGAGCTGCGGGACGTGGGCCTGGGGGAGTTCAGGCGGCGGGTCGGGTCGGTCGACCCGCTGGTGTGGGAGCAGGTCAGTCACCTGGCCGCCGAGTGA
- a CDS encoding putative leader peptide, translating into MVSIDVSEKTPGPVLLVARLHVDLCRLASAICPRGAAA; encoded by the coding sequence ATGGTTTCCATCGACGTGAGCGAAAAGACGCCGGGCCCCGTCCTGCTCGTCGCGCGGCTGCACGTCGACCTGTGCCGCCTCGCCAGCGCCATCTGTCCCCGCGGCGCCGCCGCCTGA
- a CDS encoding PLP-dependent cysteine synthase family protein, with protein MRYDSPLAAVGNTPLVRLPRLSPSEDVRIWAKLEDRNPTGSVKDRPALHMIEQAEKDGRLQPGCTILEPTSGNTGISLAMAARLKGYRIVCVMPENTSQERRDLLTMWGAEIISSPAAGGSNTAVRVAKELAGQNPDWVMLYQYGNPDNAAAHYETTGPEILADLPSITHFVAGLGTTGTLMGVGRYLREHKPDVRIVAAEPRYDDLVYGLRNLDEGFVPELYDASVLTTRFSVGSADAVTRTRDLLQQEGIFAGVSTGAALHAAIGVGRKAVKAGEAADIVFVVADGGWKYLSTGVYTAPTTEAAIETLQGQLWA; from the coding sequence ATGCGCTACGACAGCCCCCTCGCCGCGGTCGGCAACACCCCGCTCGTCCGCCTGCCGCGCCTGTCCCCCTCGGAGGACGTGCGCATCTGGGCGAAGCTGGAGGACCGCAACCCGACCGGCTCCGTCAAGGACCGCCCCGCCCTGCACATGATCGAGCAGGCGGAGAAGGACGGCCGGCTCCAGCCGGGCTGCACCATCCTGGAGCCGACCAGCGGCAACACGGGCATCTCCCTCGCGATGGCGGCCCGCCTCAAGGGCTACCGCATCGTCTGCGTCATGCCCGAGAACACCTCCCAGGAGCGGCGCGACCTGCTCACCATGTGGGGCGCCGAGATCATCTCGTCGCCCGCGGCGGGCGGCTCCAACACCGCCGTCCGGGTCGCCAAGGAACTGGCCGGCCAGAACCCGGACTGGGTGATGCTCTACCAGTACGGCAACCCGGACAACGCCGCCGCCCACTACGAGACGACCGGCCCCGAGATCCTCGCCGACCTGCCGTCCATCACGCACTTCGTCGCCGGGCTCGGCACGACCGGCACCCTCATGGGCGTCGGCCGCTACCTGCGCGAGCACAAGCCCGACGTCCGGATCGTCGCCGCGGAGCCCCGCTACGACGACCTCGTCTACGGGCTGCGCAACCTCGACGAGGGCTTCGTCCCCGAGCTGTACGACGCCTCCGTCCTGACCACCCGCTTCTCCGTCGGCTCCGCCGACGCGGTCACCCGCACCCGCGACCTCCTCCAGCAGGAGGGCATCTTCGCGGGCGTCTCGACCGGCGCGGCCCTGCACGCCGCGATCGGCGTCGGCCGCAAGGCGGTGAAGGCGGGCGAGGCCGCCGACATCGTCTTCGTCGTCGCCGACGGCGGCTGGAAGTACCTGTCGACGGGCGTGTACACCGCGCCCACCACGGAAGCGGCGATCGAGACCCTCCAGGGCCAGCTCTGGGCCTGA
- a CDS encoding MoaD/ThiS family protein — MAIEVRIPTILRTYTDGAKAVEGSGETLAELFADLETRHTGIQDRIVDGGELRRFVNVYLNDEDVRFLDGISTKLADGDNVTILPAVAGGMY, encoded by the coding sequence ATGGCCATCGAGGTCCGCATCCCGACCATCCTCCGCACCTACACCGACGGCGCCAAGGCCGTCGAGGGCAGCGGAGAGACCCTCGCCGAGCTGTTCGCCGACCTCGAGACCCGCCACACGGGCATCCAGGACCGCATCGTGGACGGCGGTGAACTCCGCCGCTTCGTGAACGTGTACCTCAACGACGAGGACGTCCGCTTCCTGGACGGCATCTCCACCAAGCTGGCCGACGGCGACAACGTCACGATCCTCCCGGCGGTCGCCGGCGGAATGTACTGA
- a CDS encoding DUF2017 domain-containing protein, translating into MSGHFEALPGGGAAVPLDEVEVSILRSLAVQMLELIGPGDEPGPDEDPLAALFKDGPSEKPADPALARLFPDAYGDGDDEARAASAEFRRYTENDLRTRKREDALAVVRSLDAMPGAGDGTGGGRLELSAEESRRWLGALNDLRLTIGARLDVSDDDENEDLYRLPDTDPRKPMVMAYLWLGALQETLVEALMG; encoded by the coding sequence ATGAGCGGGCACTTCGAGGCGCTGCCCGGCGGCGGCGCCGCCGTCCCGCTGGACGAGGTCGAGGTCTCCATCCTGCGCTCCCTCGCGGTGCAGATGCTGGAGCTGATCGGGCCGGGCGACGAGCCGGGCCCGGACGAGGACCCGCTCGCGGCCCTCTTCAAGGACGGCCCCAGCGAGAAGCCGGCCGACCCGGCGCTGGCGCGCCTCTTCCCCGACGCGTACGGGGACGGCGACGACGAGGCGCGGGCCGCGTCCGCCGAGTTCCGCCGCTACACCGAGAACGACCTGCGCACCCGCAAGCGCGAGGACGCCCTCGCCGTCGTCCGCTCCCTCGACGCCATGCCCGGCGCCGGGGACGGTACGGGCGGCGGGCGCCTGGAGCTGTCGGCCGAGGAGTCCCGCCGCTGGCTCGGCGCGCTCAACGACCTCCGCCTCACCATCGGCGCCCGCCTCGACGTCTCCGACGACGACGAGAACGAGGACCTGTACCGGCTGCCGGACACCGATCCCCGCAAGCCGATGGTGATGGCCTACCTCTGGCTGGGCGCCCTCCAGGAGACGCTGGTCGAGGCCCTGATGGGTTGA
- a CDS encoding alanine/glycine:cation symporter family protein, with amino-acid sequence MSLDSITTSIDEGVSDFVEPIAAWLGEVVFYSVPVAGTQLPLIVAWLVVAGLVFTGWFGFVQLRKFRLAIDVVRGKYDDHGAAGEVNHFQALTAAVSGTVGLGNIAGVAVAVSIGGPGATFWMIICGLLGMATKFVEVTLGVKYREEHADGTVSGGPMHYLPKGFAERFGATGKKFGKVLAVLASAMVLFFGLFGGNLFQVNQSYAQLVSVTGGEDGVMGSSAGALFFGILIAALVGVVLLGGIRSIANVTSRLVPAMAGIYIAGCLVVILVNVTAVPSAVAQIIEGAFNPQGVAGGVLGALIIGFKRAAFSNEAGLGSAPIAHSAVKTKHPASEGLVALLEPFIDTVVICTMTALTIVIANPASWNEARQGESIGGVTITSDAFATVLPWFPYILTFAVMLFAISTVLTWGYYGLKAWTHLFGRSRASEITYKVVYTVFAVSGSLLTLQTLIDMADAVLFMLAVINIIGLYLLAPIVKRELNSFLDHVKARKAGTEPEKRDEEPAKAL; translated from the coding sequence ATGTCTCTGGACTCCATCACCACATCGATCGACGAAGGCGTCAGCGACTTCGTGGAACCCATAGCCGCCTGGCTGGGTGAGGTCGTCTTCTACTCCGTCCCCGTGGCCGGCACGCAGCTCCCGCTCATCGTCGCCTGGCTCGTGGTCGCCGGTCTCGTCTTCACCGGCTGGTTCGGCTTCGTCCAGCTCCGCAAGTTCCGCCTCGCCATCGATGTGGTGCGTGGCAAGTACGACGACCACGGCGCGGCCGGCGAGGTGAACCACTTCCAGGCGCTGACCGCCGCCGTCTCCGGCACGGTGGGCCTCGGCAACATCGCCGGTGTGGCCGTCGCGGTCTCCATCGGCGGCCCCGGCGCCACCTTCTGGATGATCATCTGCGGCCTGCTGGGCATGGCCACCAAGTTCGTCGAGGTCACCCTCGGCGTGAAGTACCGCGAGGAGCACGCCGACGGCACGGTCTCCGGCGGCCCGATGCACTACCTGCCCAAGGGCTTCGCCGAGCGCTTCGGTGCCACCGGCAAGAAGTTCGGCAAGGTCCTGGCCGTCCTGGCCTCCGCCATGGTCCTGTTCTTCGGCCTCTTCGGCGGCAACCTCTTCCAGGTCAACCAGTCGTACGCCCAGCTCGTCTCCGTCACCGGCGGCGAGGACGGCGTCATGGGCTCCTCCGCCGGCGCCCTCTTCTTCGGCATCCTGATCGCCGCGCTCGTCGGCGTCGTCCTGCTCGGCGGCATCCGCTCCATCGCCAACGTCACCAGCCGGCTGGTCCCGGCCATGGCGGGCATCTACATCGCCGGCTGCCTCGTCGTCATCCTGGTCAACGTCACCGCCGTGCCGTCCGCGGTCGCGCAGATCATCGAGGGCGCCTTCAACCCGCAGGGTGTCGCCGGCGGTGTCCTCGGCGCCCTGATCATCGGCTTCAAGCGGGCCGCCTTCTCCAACGAGGCAGGCCTGGGCTCCGCCCCGATCGCCCACTCCGCGGTCAAGACCAAGCACCCCGCCAGCGAGGGCCTGGTCGCCCTGCTGGAGCCGTTCATCGACACCGTCGTCATCTGCACCATGACCGCGCTGACCATCGTCATCGCCAACCCGGCCAGCTGGAACGAGGCCCGCCAGGGCGAGTCCATCGGCGGTGTCACGATCACCTCCGACGCCTTCGCGACGGTGCTGCCCTGGTTCCCGTACATCCTCACCTTCGCGGTGATGCTGTTCGCCATCTCCACCGTGCTGACCTGGGGGTACTACGGCCTGAAGGCGTGGACCCACCTCTTCGGCCGCAGCCGCGCCAGCGAGATCACCTACAAGGTCGTCTACACCGTCTTCGCCGTCTCGGGCTCCCTGCTCACCCTGCAGACCCTGATCGACATGGCCGACGCGGTGCTGTTCATGCTCGCCGTCATCAACATCATCGGCCTGTACCTGCTGGCGCCGATCGTCAAGCGCGAGCTGAACTCCTTCCTCGACCACGTCAAGGCCCGCAAGGCCGGCACCGAGCCGGAGAAGCGGGACGAGGAGCCGGCCAAGGCCCTCTGA
- a CDS encoding Mov34/MPN/PAD-1 family protein has translation MLTITRALYDQIVAHARADHPDEACGVVAGPAGTGRPERFIPMLNAARSPTFYEFDSGDLLKLYREMDDRDEEPVVVYHSHTATEAYPSRTDVTYANEPGAHYVLVSTADTDGAGPFQFRSYRIVDGEITEEEVEVVETY, from the coding sequence ATGCTGACCATCACACGGGCCCTGTACGACCAGATCGTCGCGCACGCCCGCGCCGACCACCCCGACGAAGCCTGCGGAGTGGTCGCCGGGCCGGCCGGCACCGGACGCCCCGAGCGCTTCATCCCCATGCTGAACGCCGCCCGCTCGCCCACCTTCTACGAGTTCGACTCCGGCGACCTGCTCAAGCTCTACCGCGAGATGGACGACCGCGACGAGGAGCCGGTGGTCGTCTACCACTCCCACACGGCCACCGAGGCGTACCCGTCGCGCACCGACGTCACCTACGCCAACGAGCCCGGGGCCCACTACGTCCTCGTCTCCACCGCCGACACCGACGGCGCCGGACCCTTCCAGTTCCGCTCGTACCGCATCGTGGACGGCGAGATCACCGAGGAAGAGGTCGAGGTCGTCGAAACGTACTGA
- a CDS encoding nicotinate phosphoribosyltransferase — translation MNAADLGLPVAVPSTALFTDQYELTMLQAALRGGTAERRSVFEVFTRRLPEGRRYGVVAGTGRVLDAVENFRFDDAVLAFLRERGIVDEPTLAWLADYRFRGDVHGYPEGEVYFPGSPILRVEGTFAECVLLETVILSILNHDSAIAAAASRMSSAAGGRGLIEMGARRTHELAAVAASRAAYVGGFDSTSDLAAGFRYGIPTVGTSAHAFTLLHDTERDAFRVQVDALGRGTTLLVDTYDVAEAVRTAVEVAGPELGAVRIDSGDLLLVAHRVRQQLDELGARSTRIVVTSDLDEYAIASLAAAPVDAYGVGTQLVTGSGHPTCSMVYKLVARADSADPAAPLRPVAKKSLGGKASVGGRKWAARRLDADGVAEAEVVGTGPVPAELAGRQMQRQLVKAGEVVAREPLDAARRRHIAARAGLPLSAVQLSRGEPVLPTEYATP, via the coding sequence ATGAACGCTGCGGACCTAGGGCTTCCGGTGGCTGTGCCGTCCACCGCGCTCTTCACCGACCAGTACGAGCTGACCATGCTGCAGGCGGCCCTGCGGGGCGGCACCGCCGAGCGCCGCTCGGTCTTCGAGGTCTTCACCCGGCGCCTCCCCGAGGGCCGCCGGTACGGGGTCGTGGCCGGTACCGGCCGGGTCCTCGACGCCGTGGAGAACTTCCGCTTCGACGACGCCGTGCTCGCCTTCCTGCGCGAGCGGGGCATCGTCGACGAGCCGACGCTCGCCTGGCTCGCCGACTACCGCTTCCGCGGGGACGTCCACGGCTACCCCGAGGGAGAGGTGTACTTCCCCGGCTCGCCGATCCTGCGCGTCGAGGGCACCTTCGCCGAGTGCGTGCTGCTGGAGACGGTGATCCTCTCCATCCTCAACCACGACTCCGCCATCGCCGCCGCCGCGTCCCGCATGTCGAGCGCCGCGGGCGGGCGCGGCCTGATCGAGATGGGCGCCCGCCGCACCCACGAGCTGGCCGCCGTCGCCGCCTCGCGCGCCGCCTACGTGGGCGGCTTCGACTCCACCTCCGACCTGGCCGCCGGCTTCCGGTACGGCATCCCGACCGTCGGGACCTCCGCGCACGCCTTCACGCTGCTGCACGACACCGAGCGCGACGCGTTCCGGGTGCAGGTGGACGCGCTGGGCCGGGGCACGACACTGCTGGTCGACACCTACGACGTGGCCGAGGCCGTGCGGACCGCCGTCGAGGTGGCCGGGCCGGAGCTGGGCGCGGTGCGCATCGACTCCGGCGACCTGCTGCTGGTGGCGCACCGGGTGCGGCAGCAGCTCGACGAGCTGGGCGCCCGCTCCACGCGGATCGTCGTCACCTCGGACCTCGACGAGTACGCCATCGCCTCGCTGGCCGCCGCGCCGGTGGACGCGTACGGGGTGGGCACCCAGCTCGTGACGGGCAGCGGCCACCCGACCTGCTCCATGGTCTACAAGCTGGTCGCCCGCGCCGACTCGGCCGACCCCGCCGCGCCCCTGCGGCCCGTGGCGAAGAAGTCGCTGGGCGGCAAGGCGTCGGTGGGCGGGCGCAAGTGGGCGGCGCGGCGGCTGGACGCCGACGGCGTCGCCGAGGCGGAGGTCGTGGGCACCGGGCCCGTACCGGCGGAGCTGGCCGGCCGGCAGATGCAGCGGCAGCTCGTCAAGGCCGGCGAGGTCGTCGCGCGGGAGCCGCTGGACGCGGCGCGGCGGCGGCACATCGCGGCCCGCGCCGGGCTGCCGCTGTCGGCCGTGCAGCTCTCGCGGGGCGAGCCGGTGCTCCCGACGGAGTACGCGACGCCGTAG
- the clpS gene encoding ATP-dependent Clp protease adapter ClpS yields MRRPLGSGSIGEVSVAPVEIERTAPAEEGHAVAEPDVPWVTIVHNDPVNLMSYVTYVFQTYFGYSKDKAHKLMLDVHHKGRAVVSSGTREEMERDVQAMHGYGLWATLSQDRG; encoded by the coding sequence ATGCGGCGGCCCCTGGGCAGTGGCAGCATTGGGGAGGTGAGTGTTGCTCCCGTAGAGATCGAACGCACGGCCCCGGCGGAAGAGGGCCACGCCGTCGCCGAACCCGACGTGCCGTGGGTGACGATCGTCCACAACGACCCGGTCAACCTCATGAGCTACGTGACGTACGTGTTCCAGACGTACTTCGGCTACTCCAAGGACAAGGCGCACAAGCTGATGCTCGACGTGCACCACAAGGGCCGGGCCGTGGTCTCCAGCGGCACCCGCGAGGAGATGGAGCGCGACGTGCAGGCGATGCACGGCTACGGGCTGTGGGCGACCCTCTCCCAGGACCGCGGCTGA